From the genome of Ralstonia pickettii, one region includes:
- a CDS encoding glycosyltransferase family 4 protein, whose translation MIVTDAWEPQVNGVVRTLTQTRRELEAMGHIVDMITPLEFKTVPCPTYPEIRLSILPSKRVRERIEKFAPQALHIATEGPLGLAARAYALRHKLPYTTAYHTRFPEYVQARFGIPLAWTYRFLRWFHSPAQAVMAPTPVVLKDLADYGITNGVLWTRGVDLDIFTAQRSNVLNTAHPIFLYVGRVAVEKNVEAFLELDLPGSKWVVGEGPALAGLKAKYPNASYLGVLKQPELAKVYASADVFVFPSRTDTFGLVLLEALASGLPVAAYPVTGPIDVLGDSPAGALREDLREACLEALRIDRATARAHAEKFSWRAASEQFLAHLRPMPAASAGNTTAAEPSTAAGA comes from the coding sequence GGTCAACGGCGTCGTCCGCACCCTCACCCAGACGCGCCGCGAGCTGGAGGCCATGGGGCACATCGTCGACATGATCACGCCGCTGGAATTCAAGACGGTGCCGTGCCCGACGTATCCGGAAATCCGCCTGTCGATCCTGCCGTCCAAGCGCGTGCGCGAGCGCATCGAAAAGTTCGCCCCGCAGGCCTTGCACATCGCTACCGAAGGCCCGCTGGGCCTGGCTGCACGCGCCTACGCGCTGCGCCATAAGCTGCCCTACACGACGGCATACCACACGCGCTTTCCGGAGTATGTGCAGGCTCGCTTCGGCATTCCGCTGGCCTGGACGTATCGCTTCCTGCGCTGGTTCCACAGCCCCGCGCAGGCCGTGATGGCACCCACGCCAGTGGTGCTGAAGGACCTTGCCGACTACGGCATCACCAACGGCGTGCTGTGGACGCGCGGCGTGGACCTGGACATCTTCACCGCCCAGCGCAGCAACGTGCTGAACACGGCGCACCCCATCTTTCTGTACGTCGGACGTGTGGCCGTGGAAAAGAACGTCGAAGCATTCCTGGAGCTGGATCTGCCGGGCTCCAAGTGGGTCGTCGGCGAAGGTCCCGCGCTCGCCGGGCTGAAAGCCAAGTACCCGAATGCCAGCTACCTCGGCGTGCTCAAGCAACCGGAACTGGCCAAGGTGTATGCCTCGGCCGATGTGTTCGTCTTCCCGAGCCGCACCGACACGTTCGGACTGGTATTGCTGGAGGCCCTTGCCAGCGGCTTGCCGGTGGCGGCGTATCCGGTAACGGGCCCGATCGACGTGCTGGGCGATTCTCCGGCTGGCGCATTGCGCGAAGACCTGCGCGAAGCCTGCCTGGAGGCGCTTCGCATCGACCGCGCCACGGCGCGCGCGCATGCAGAGAAGTTCTCGTGGCGCGCTGCCTCCGAACAGTTTCTCGCGCACCTGCGTCCGATGCCCGCCGCCTCCGCCGGCAACACGACGGCCGCCGAACCCTCCACCGCCGCGGGTGCCTGA
- a CDS encoding diacylglycerol kinase codes for MKPTTPPDRRLENPPAPPAAGAYSPADNPHKGNRGITRAWFALKNSISGIRFAIDEESAFRQELTLCAILLPCAFVIPATVVERIMMLGTLVLVLIVELLNSSVEAAVDRISLEQHGLSKRAKDFGSAAVMLALLLCVGTWVAIAWPWVASLLH; via the coding sequence ATGAAGCCCACCACCCCGCCGGATCGGCGACTGGAAAATCCGCCTGCCCCACCAGCGGCCGGCGCCTATTCGCCGGCTGACAACCCGCATAAAGGCAATCGCGGGATCACGCGGGCCTGGTTTGCGCTCAAGAACTCCATCAGCGGCATCCGCTTCGCCATCGATGAGGAAAGCGCGTTCCGCCAGGAGCTGACGCTGTGCGCGATCCTGTTGCCGTGCGCCTTCGTCATTCCCGCCACAGTGGTCGAGCGCATTATGATGCTCGGCACGCTGGTGCTGGTGCTGATCGTGGAATTGCTCAATTCGAGCGTGGAAGCGGCAGTCGACCGCATCTCGCTGGAGCAGCACGGGCTGTCCAAGCGTGCCAAGGATTTCGGCAGCGCGGCGGTAATGCTGGCCCTGTTGCTGTGCGTGGGGACGTGGGTAGCGATCGCGTGGCCGTGGGTGGCATCGCTGTTGCATTAG
- a CDS encoding TetR/AcrR family transcriptional regulator, translated as METKQHSTGPRRTRDRILEVSLRLFNELGEPNVTTTTIAEELEISPGNLYYHFRNKDDIINSIFVQFEQEIARRLKLPDDHKATLDETWGYLQYMSEFLWNYRFLYRDINDLLARNRMLELNFKRIVEQKRHFAMDICHQFIEDGEMEATAEQVDVICTNIVVIATYWLSFQFVQHPRQYNDQNAIRDHLHGASYHILSILAPYLRGKPRRAFDLLAVSRSNDPPIGAPGTPSNNTPAQ; from the coding sequence ATGGAAACCAAGCAGCATTCCACCGGCCCGCGCCGGACGCGCGATCGCATTCTCGAAGTGTCGCTGCGCCTGTTCAACGAACTGGGCGAGCCCAACGTCACGACCACGACGATCGCCGAAGAGCTGGAGATCAGCCCGGGCAACCTGTACTACCACTTTCGCAACAAGGACGACATCATCAACTCGATCTTCGTGCAGTTCGAGCAGGAGATCGCGCGTCGTCTTAAGCTGCCGGACGATCACAAGGCCACACTCGACGAAACGTGGGGCTACCTGCAGTACATGTCGGAGTTTCTCTGGAACTACCGCTTCCTGTATCGCGACATCAACGATCTGCTCGCGCGCAACCGCATGCTTGAACTGAACTTCAAGCGGATCGTCGAGCAGAAGCGCCACTTCGCCATGGACATCTGCCACCAGTTCATCGAAGACGGCGAGATGGAAGCCACGGCCGAGCAGGTCGACGTCATCTGCACCAATATCGTGGTGATTGCCACCTACTGGCTGTCGTTCCAGTTCGTGCAGCATCCGCGCCAGTACAACGACCAGAACGCGATCCGTGACCACCTGCACGGCGCGAGTTACCACATCCTGTCGATCCTCGCGCCTTACCTGCGCGGCAAGCCCCGCCGGGCGTTTGATTTGCTGGCGGTGAGCCGCAGCAACGATCCGCCTATCGGCGCCCCGGGCACCCCCAGCAACAACACCCCTGCTCAATGA
- a CDS encoding TIGR00730 family Rossman fold protein, with protein MKSICVYCGSSPGERPEYKANAIALGNEMVKRDLTLVYGGGNVGLMGVVADAVLHGGSPVIGIIPKSLVRKEVGHKELTELHIVDSMHQRKQMMADRADAFIAMPGGVGTYEELFETFTWLQLGYHNKPIGLLNVAGFYDKLLAFIDHAVQEGFLKRHHADLLHVSDDPAALIDMLARAPRETVDKWSERRERT; from the coding sequence ATGAAATCGATCTGCGTCTATTGCGGTTCCAGCCCCGGCGAGCGCCCGGAATACAAAGCCAACGCTATTGCGCTGGGCAACGAGATGGTCAAGCGTGACCTGACGCTTGTCTACGGCGGCGGCAACGTCGGCCTGATGGGCGTGGTGGCCGACGCAGTGCTGCACGGCGGCAGCCCGGTCATCGGCATCATCCCGAAATCGCTGGTGCGCAAGGAGGTCGGTCATAAGGAGCTGACCGAACTGCACATCGTCGACAGCATGCACCAGCGCAAGCAGATGATGGCCGATCGAGCGGACGCCTTTATCGCCATGCCCGGTGGCGTCGGCACTTATGAAGAGCTGTTCGAAACCTTCACGTGGCTGCAGCTCGGCTATCACAACAAGCCCATCGGCCTGCTGAACGTGGCGGGTTTCTACGACAAGCTGCTTGCCTTCATCGACCATGCCGTGCAGGAAGGCTTCCTCAAGCGCCATCACGCCGACCTGCTGCACGTGAGCGACGACCCCGCCGCGCTGATCGACATGCTGGCGCGTGCGCCGCGCGAGACGGTCGACAAATGGTCGGAGCGCCGCGAGCGCACGTAA
- a CDS encoding DUF924 family protein gives MIGLPTADDVLAFWFGNAPLIDARPEWFTKSDAFDAEIRARFLPLWEALSAGDADTWMDTPLEATARIVVLDQFPRNMFRGTARAFASDAAALHTAQIVVAAGWDARLPTRHHRVFCYLPFEHSEALSAQDESIRLYTRLRDQEGDADPLFWAEKHREIVARFGRFPHRNEALGRVSTPEEVEFLKQPGSSF, from the coding sequence ATGATCGGTTTGCCCACGGCAGACGACGTGCTCGCGTTCTGGTTCGGCAACGCGCCGCTGATCGATGCACGGCCGGAGTGGTTCACCAAGTCCGACGCGTTCGATGCCGAGATCCGCGCCCGTTTCCTGCCGCTGTGGGAAGCGCTTTCCGCGGGTGACGCCGACACCTGGATGGATACGCCGCTCGAAGCCACCGCGCGCATCGTCGTACTCGACCAGTTTCCGCGCAACATGTTTCGCGGCACCGCGCGCGCGTTTGCCAGCGATGCGGCTGCGTTGCACACCGCGCAAATCGTTGTGGCCGCGGGTTGGGATGCGCGATTGCCGACGCGCCATCACCGTGTGTTCTGCTACCTGCCGTTCGAGCACAGCGAGGCGCTGTCTGCGCAGGACGAATCAATTCGCCTCTACACACGCCTGCGCGATCAGGAAGGCGATGCGGACCCGCTCTTCTGGGCGGAGAAGCACCGCGAGATCGTGGCGCGATTCGGGCGCTTTCCGCATCGCAACGAAGCGCTCGGGCGCGTTTCCACGCCCGAGGAAGTGGAGTTTCTGAAGCAGCCAGGGTCGTCGTTTTAG
- a CDS encoding group II truncated hemoglobin produces the protein MTDATSGQETLAFDLIGGEARVRELVDRFYDLMDLEPEFAVLRALHPQSLDGSRDKLFWFLCGWLGGPNHFIERFGHPRLRARHMPFEIGTQERDQWMRCMALAMQDIGLDEALQMRLMQAFWQTADWMRNVQR, from the coding sequence ATGACTGATGCAACTTCCGGCCAGGAGACCCTGGCGTTTGACCTGATTGGCGGCGAAGCGCGTGTGCGCGAACTCGTTGACCGCTTCTATGACCTCATGGATCTGGAGCCCGAGTTTGCCGTGCTGCGCGCGCTGCATCCGCAAAGTCTGGATGGATCGCGGGACAAGCTGTTCTGGTTTTTGTGCGGCTGGCTGGGCGGCCCGAATCATTTCATCGAGCGCTTTGGCCACCCGCGTCTGCGTGCGCGCCATATGCCGTTCGAGATCGGCACGCAGGAGCGTGATCAATGGATGCGCTGCATGGCCCTCGCCATGCAAGACATCGGCCTGGACGAAGCCCTGCAGATGCGCCTGATGCAGGCGTTCTGGCAGACCGCCGACTGGATGCGGAACGTGCAACGCTAA
- a CDS encoding ABC transporter permease — protein sequence MSRFSVWTQALRMLRRDWRAGELNLLLVALVLAVAALASVSFLADRMHAGLERDARQLIGADVLVVSDQPLPPDIEAHARASGLQVTHTATFPSMASTLTKGASGEPVSQLAAIKAVDVGYPLRGTLKVSDDGRDSAGAPIRGIPAAGTVWVDAPLLKALGMRVGDAMRLGSRTFQIAHVITQELDRGAGFMNFAPRVMLPMSDLGSTGLVTYGSRVTYRLLVAGPDAAASAFHTWAENEAKTRQLRGVRVESLQNGQPQMRETLDRAERFLSLVALLAAMIAAVAITMAARRYTARHTDAVAVIKCLGLKQRQILGTFALEFLLIGLLGSAVGVALGYGAHWLLLASLGDLVTVTLPAPSAWPAIVGVTAGLVLLIGFAVPPLLSLVRVAPLRVLRRDVAERAVAAWIGYALGGAAFFALLVVSARDVKLGALTAAGFAGAIVVFALLAAGGLRALAVSLGRGRALGVGWRFALAVLERRRGVSVLQTVALAVGLMALLLLAMTRNDLIRSWHNATPADAPNRFIINIQPDQMQAVAQALAQAGVADPKLYPMVRGRLTQVNGQVIDRQTYAESRARNLVEREFNLSYATTQPPENRIVSGHWFSGQKPEASVEEGIAKTLNLHLGDVLRFDVAGQTVDAPITSLRKLDWSSMRVNFFVILPPVALRDMPQTYVTAFRIPAGQADLPAKLVREFPNLTVVDTELILQQVQGVLDQVTAAVEFLFVFTLAAGVLVLYAALSGSRDERLRDAGVLRALGAGSGVVRQTQYAEVLIVGGLAGLMAGLGAIAIGWVLSAYVFDFPYRFNPAILPVGIVSGMACAFVGGWLGLRDVLRRPAMATLRDA from the coding sequence ATGTCACGTTTCTCCGTCTGGACCCAAGCCCTGCGCATGCTGCGCCGCGACTGGCGCGCCGGTGAACTGAACCTCCTGCTCGTCGCACTGGTGCTGGCCGTGGCGGCGCTGGCGTCCGTCAGTTTTCTGGCCGACCGCATGCATGCGGGCCTCGAGCGCGATGCGCGGCAGTTGATCGGCGCGGATGTGCTTGTCGTCTCCGACCAGCCGTTGCCGCCCGACATCGAGGCGCATGCGCGCGCAAGCGGCCTGCAGGTTACGCACACCGCGACCTTCCCCAGCATGGCGAGCACGTTGACCAAGGGCGCGTCGGGCGAACCGGTATCGCAACTCGCCGCCATCAAGGCCGTCGATGTGGGGTACCCGTTGCGCGGCACGCTGAAGGTCAGCGATGACGGGCGGGATAGCGCGGGTGCGCCCATACGGGGCATTCCCGCCGCCGGCACGGTGTGGGTAGACGCACCGCTGCTCAAAGCGCTCGGCATGCGCGTGGGCGATGCGATGCGCCTGGGCTCGCGCACCTTCCAGATCGCCCACGTCATCACTCAGGAACTCGATCGCGGCGCGGGCTTCATGAATTTTGCTCCGCGGGTGATGCTGCCGATGTCGGATCTGGGATCGACGGGCCTCGTCACCTACGGCAGCCGCGTCACGTATCGCCTGCTGGTGGCCGGCCCCGATGCCGCGGCCAGCGCGTTCCACACCTGGGCTGAGAACGAAGCGAAGACGCGCCAGTTGCGTGGCGTGCGCGTTGAATCGTTGCAGAACGGCCAGCCGCAGATGCGCGAAACGCTGGACCGCGCGGAGCGTTTCCTTTCGCTCGTCGCCTTGCTGGCAGCCATGATTGCCGCGGTGGCGATCACCATGGCCGCGCGCCGCTACACCGCACGGCATACTGATGCGGTGGCCGTCATCAAATGCCTGGGGCTCAAGCAGCGCCAGATTCTCGGCACGTTCGCGCTGGAGTTTCTGCTGATCGGCCTGTTGGGTTCTGCGGTGGGCGTGGCGCTGGGTTATGGCGCGCACTGGCTGTTGCTGGCGTCGCTGGGGGATCTTGTCACGGTGACGTTGCCTGCGCCATCCGCCTGGCCTGCGATCGTGGGCGTGACGGCGGGGCTGGTGCTGCTCATCGGCTTTGCCGTGCCGCCGTTGCTGAGCCTCGTGCGTGTGGCGCCGCTGCGCGTACTGCGGCGCGACGTGGCTGAGCGTGCCGTTGCTGCTTGGATCGGCTATGCGCTGGGCGGGGCGGCGTTCTTCGCGCTCCTCGTGGTGTCAGCGCGCGACGTGAAGCTTGGCGCGCTGACCGCCGCCGGGTTTGCCGGCGCGATCGTCGTGTTTGCGCTGCTGGCCGCAGGTGGATTGCGTGCGCTGGCGGTGTCGCTGGGACGCGGTCGTGCGCTGGGCGTGGGCTGGCGCTTCGCACTGGCCGTACTGGAGCGCCGTCGCGGCGTGAGCGTGCTGCAGACCGTGGCGCTTGCGGTCGGCCTGATGGCGCTGCTGTTGCTCGCCATGACGCGCAACGACCTGATCCGCTCGTGGCATAACGCCACGCCGGCCGATGCGCCCAACCGTTTCATCATCAACATCCAGCCTGACCAGATGCAGGCGGTGGCGCAGGCCCTCGCGCAGGCCGGCGTGGCCGATCCGAAACTCTATCCAATGGTGCGCGGGCGCCTGACGCAGGTGAATGGCCAGGTGATCGATCGCCAGACCTATGCCGAATCGCGCGCCCGCAACCTGGTCGAACGCGAATTCAACCTGTCGTACGCGACCACGCAACCGCCTGAAAACCGCATCGTTTCCGGACACTGGTTCAGTGGACAAAAGCCCGAGGCCTCGGTGGAAGAGGGCATTGCCAAGACGCTCAACCTGCACCTGGGCGATGTGCTGCGCTTCGACGTCGCCGGGCAGACGGTGGATGCGCCCATCACGTCATTGCGCAAGCTCGACTGGAGTTCGATGCGCGTGAATTTCTTCGTGATCCTGCCGCCCGTGGCGCTGCGCGACATGCCGCAGACGTACGTGACCGCGTTCCGCATTCCCGCCGGGCAGGCCGATCTGCCGGCCAAGCTTGTGCGCGAGTTTCCGAACCTCACGGTGGTCGATACCGAACTGATCCTGCAGCAGGTGCAGGGCGTGCTGGACCAGGTGACGGCGGCGGTGGAATTCCTCTTCGTCTTTACGCTCGCGGCGGGTGTCCTGGTGTTGTATGCCGCGCTCTCCGGTTCGCGCGACGAGCGCCTGCGCGATGCCGGTGTGCTGCGCGCCCTCGGTGCAGGCTCCGGTGTGGTACGTCAGACGCAGTACGCAGAAGTGCTGATCGTTGGTGGCCTCGCCGGGCTGATGGCGGGCTTGGGCGCGATCGCCATCGGCTGGGTGCTGTCGGCGTACGTCTTCGATTTTCCGTATCGTTTCAACCCGGCGATCCTGCCGGTGGGCATCGTGAGCGGCATGGCGTGCGCCTTTGTTGGCGGCTGGCTGGGCTTGCGCGACGTGCTGCGCCGCCCCGCCATGGCAACGCTCCGCGATGCATGA
- a CDS encoding substrate-binding domain-containing protein produces MTFQFEVFPVVGPDDNPRANGKVFQLLRAVRETGSLHRAAKQVGLSYRHAWGVMRSWEEMLGRSLLDMERGRGASLTLFGERMLRAELRLREQLEPALHQAMGQFLSELEDASQSQARIRFSGSHDPAVELLAETFARQSHGAHIDTVFCSAVEGLICLQEKQCEVAGFYVAPQQGAGSIAHQTLRKWLRPTAVRLIALADREQGLMMSAEWAGRVQSLGDLARTQARFINRQRSSGTRLLFDQLLVAAGLYPDQIHGYEEQEFSSDKIALAVQEGRADVGFGLRPGAEAHGLHFVPLTRETYYLAVRRNDALSPWVRELIERIGQPAFREGLGHLAGYRPTEHVSLLTAEQALPWHADEARALAR; encoded by the coding sequence ATGACATTCCAGTTCGAAGTATTTCCGGTGGTGGGGCCGGACGACAACCCGCGTGCCAACGGCAAGGTGTTTCAGTTGCTCCGTGCCGTTCGGGAGACGGGATCGCTGCACCGCGCGGCGAAACAGGTGGGGCTGTCGTATCGGCACGCCTGGGGGGTGATGCGGTCGTGGGAAGAGATGCTCGGCCGCTCGCTGCTCGACATGGAGCGGGGTCGGGGGGCCTCGCTCACGCTGTTCGGCGAGCGCATGCTGCGCGCAGAACTGCGGCTGCGCGAGCAGCTCGAGCCGGCCCTGCATCAGGCCATGGGGCAGTTCCTCTCGGAGCTGGAAGATGCGTCGCAGTCGCAGGCGCGCATCCGTTTTTCGGGCAGCCATGACCCGGCCGTGGAACTGCTGGCCGAGACGTTTGCGCGGCAAAGCCACGGCGCCCACATCGATACCGTGTTCTGCAGCGCCGTCGAAGGGCTGATTTGCCTGCAGGAAAAACAATGCGAAGTGGCCGGCTTCTACGTGGCGCCGCAGCAGGGTGCAGGCTCGATCGCGCACCAGACCTTGCGTAAGTGGCTGCGTCCGACCGCCGTGCGCCTGATCGCCCTGGCCGATCGCGAGCAGGGGTTGATGATGTCGGCGGAATGGGCGGGGCGGGTGCAGTCGCTGGGCGATCTGGCGCGCACGCAGGCCCGGTTCATCAACCGTCAGCGGAGCTCGGGCACACGTTTGCTGTTCGATCAGCTGCTGGTGGCCGCCGGGCTGTATCCCGATCAGATCCACGGGTATGAGGAGCAGGAATTCTCCAGCGACAAGATCGCCCTGGCCGTGCAGGAAGGACGGGCGGACGTCGGCTTCGGCCTGCGCCCCGGCGCCGAAGCGCACGGCCTGCATTTTGTGCCGCTGACGCGCGAGACGTATTACCTGGCGGTGCGCCGCAACGACGCACTGTCGCCTTGGGTGCGCGAGCTGATCGAGCGCATCGGGCAGCCGGCCTTCCGCGAAGGCCTGGGCCATCTCGCCGGCTACCGGCCGACCGAGCACGTTTCGCTGCTGACCGCAGAGCAGGCGCTGCCTTGGCACGCTGACGAGGCTCGCGCGCTGGCCCGCTGA
- a CDS encoding substrate-binding domain-containing protein — translation MAGFSQALRLSAVICLTLAAATASYAGNLRMATTTSTENSGLLKVLLPKFEAATGVHVQVIAVGTGKAVKLGESGDVDVVLVHARPLEDAFVASGGGIDRRDVMYNDFILVGPGADPAHVRGQKNVIQGMETIAAAGEKGGAKFISRGDNSGTDVMEKAYWKTANIDPKGKPWYISAGLGMGEVLNMAAQMNAYTLSDRATYGTYRAKTGLDIVLAGDPRMFNPYGIIAVNPKKYPGVNYTDATKLIEWITSPAGQQVIADFKVNGEQVFFPDYGRAVASGK, via the coding sequence ATGGCCGGATTCTCTCAAGCCCTTCGGTTATCTGCTGTCATCTGCCTGACGCTCGCGGCTGCCACGGCCTCATATGCTGGCAATCTCCGCATGGCGACCACCACCAGCACCGAGAATTCCGGTCTGCTGAAAGTCCTGTTGCCCAAATTTGAAGCCGCCACCGGCGTCCATGTGCAGGTGATTGCCGTTGGCACCGGCAAGGCAGTCAAGTTGGGCGAATCGGGCGATGTCGATGTCGTGCTGGTGCACGCCCGTCCACTGGAAGACGCTTTCGTCGCCTCGGGCGGCGGTATTGACCGCCGCGACGTGATGTACAACGACTTCATCCTCGTCGGCCCTGGTGCAGACCCAGCACACGTGCGCGGCCAGAAAAACGTCATCCAGGGGATGGAGACGATCGCCGCGGCAGGCGAAAAAGGCGGCGCCAAGTTCATCTCGCGTGGCGACAACTCCGGCACCGACGTCATGGAAAAGGCCTACTGGAAAACGGCCAACATCGACCCGAAGGGCAAGCCGTGGTACATCAGCGCGGGGCTGGGGATGGGCGAAGTGCTGAACATGGCCGCGCAAATGAACGCCTACACGCTCTCGGACCGCGCAACCTACGGCACCTACCGTGCCAAAACGGGCCTCGACATCGTGCTGGCTGGCGACCCACGCATGTTCAATCCCTACGGGATCATCGCGGTAAACCCGAAGAAATATCCGGGCGTCAACTACACCGATGCGACCAAGCTGATCGAATGGATCACGTCACCTGCCGGGCAGCAGGTGATTGCCGACTTCAAAGTCAACGGAGAACAGGTATTTTTCCCAGACTACGGGAGGGCGGTCGCCAGCGGAAAGTAA
- a CDS encoding LysR substrate-binding domain-containing protein: MHGKDHLDTYLLRVLYTLLTEQSVTRTAVKLGQSQPAISNTLKRLREITGDAILVRGKNGMVPTERGHDLLALAQQSLEAMERIARPSQEFDPGNTTRTFHLGAPDYLDAFFLPNIVERLRKQAPQAKLVVHPLNAGVDYLAALEQGGMDLVIGNWLSPPEHLHISPLFDDEVVCMLGAQHPLARKGISLKHYVEMPHLAPAPYAVMQRSMIDQALAEQGLKRQIQVSLPYFGLVPYVLMRTDLVFTTGRQFAAHCAQYLPIRILPPPMAFPKMRFYQLWHERSHAAPDVMWLRRMIGEVAAELPQHSQLESAVA; the protein is encoded by the coding sequence ATGCACGGCAAAGATCACCTCGATACCTATCTCCTGCGCGTTCTCTACACGCTGCTCACCGAGCAGAGCGTGACCCGTACGGCGGTCAAGCTCGGCCAGTCGCAGCCGGCCATCAGCAACACGCTCAAGCGCCTGCGCGAGATCACCGGCGACGCCATCCTGGTGCGCGGCAAGAACGGCATGGTGCCTACTGAGCGCGGCCACGATTTGCTGGCCCTCGCGCAGCAGAGCCTGGAGGCGATGGAACGTATCGCCCGCCCGTCTCAGGAATTCGACCCGGGCAACACCACCCGCACGTTCCATCTGGGGGCGCCGGATTATCTGGACGCCTTTTTCCTGCCCAATATCGTCGAGCGTCTACGCAAGCAGGCGCCGCAAGCCAAGCTGGTCGTGCATCCGCTCAATGCCGGTGTCGATTACCTGGCTGCGCTGGAGCAGGGCGGCATGGACCTCGTGATCGGCAACTGGCTGTCGCCGCCCGAGCATCTGCACATTTCGCCGCTGTTCGACGATGAAGTCGTCTGCATGCTGGGGGCGCAGCACCCGCTGGCGCGCAAGGGGATCTCGCTCAAGCACTATGTGGAGATGCCGCATCTTGCGCCGGCGCCGTACGCTGTCATGCAGCGCAGCATGATCGATCAGGCACTTGCGGAGCAAGGTCTGAAGCGCCAGATCCAGGTGTCGCTGCCGTACTTCGGATTGGTGCCGTATGTGCTGATGCGCACCGATCTCGTCTTCACCACCGGCCGCCAGTTCGCCGCGCATTGCGCGCAGTATCTGCCGATCCGCATCCTGCCGCCGCCCATGGCGTTTCCGAAGATGCGCTTCTACCAGCTCTGGCACGAGCGCAGCCATGCCGCGCCCGATGTAATGTGGCTACGCCGCATGATTGGCGAAGTGGCTGCCGAGCTGCCGCAGCATTCGCAGTTGGAATCGGCGGTGGCCTGA